One Sphaerisporangium krabiense DNA segment encodes these proteins:
- a CDS encoding RidA family protein: MEMRTITSPETPDTGPHYGDAKELTGVSRLLFISGQIPETADGHVPPGFEDQARLVFSHIRSLLKAADMDVQNLVKLTIYLSDRQYRAPLARVRNEAFAGHQFAMTIIIAGIYDPVWLLEVEAVAAA; the protein is encoded by the coding sequence ATGGAGATGCGGACGATCACCTCCCCTGAGACCCCTGACACCGGCCCCCACTACGGCGACGCCAAAGAGCTGACGGGGGTCTCGCGCCTTCTCTTCATCAGCGGACAGATTCCCGAGACCGCGGACGGTCACGTCCCTCCCGGCTTCGAAGACCAGGCCAGGCTGGTGTTCAGCCACATCAGGTCGCTGCTGAAGGCCGCGGACATGGACGTGCAGAACCTGGTCAAGCTCACCATCTACCTGAGCGACCGGCAGTACCGGGCGCCGCTGGCCCGGGTGCGCAACGAGGCGTTCGCCGGCCACCAGTTCGCGATGACCATCATCATCGCCGGCATCTACGACCCCGTCTGGCTCCTGGAGGTCGAGGCGGTCGCCGCGGCCTGA
- a CDS encoding methionyl-tRNA formyltransferase, which yields MRILFMGYGELGANMLGGLVKRHEVVTVLTHVAEFGGLGEPDVEQLAGKLGIPLVFSATAAEPELWRQAEELAPDVIVSTNWRTRAPIELLRIPRLGSLNVHDALLPEYAGFGSVNWSIRDGRTEIGLTVHFMDAELDTGPVVTRALVPIGPHDTAGVVLSKLLDEYVPVTLRALELVESGHRGERQPSTGGTFYHRIGVQDTRIDWRDGTTQVYNLVRGQSDPFLNAWTTHNGGRLLVKVARPPERGYCGTPGRVVRAAEGGVAVACGRRGDPDARGLILLQVATEDGPPVRAVDYFTKMGGYLE from the coding sequence GTGAGGATCCTCTTCATGGGGTACGGGGAGCTGGGCGCGAACATGCTCGGCGGCCTCGTCAAGCGCCACGAGGTGGTGACGGTGCTCACCCACGTGGCCGAGTTCGGCGGGCTCGGCGAGCCGGACGTGGAGCAGCTCGCCGGCAAGCTGGGCATCCCCCTGGTCTTCTCCGCCACGGCCGCCGAGCCGGAGCTGTGGAGGCAGGCCGAGGAGCTCGCGCCGGACGTGATCGTGTCCACGAACTGGCGCACCCGCGCCCCGATCGAGCTGCTGAGGATCCCGCGCCTGGGGTCGCTCAACGTGCACGACGCCCTGCTGCCGGAGTACGCCGGGTTCGGCTCGGTGAACTGGTCGATCAGGGACGGCCGCACCGAGATCGGGCTGACCGTGCACTTCATGGACGCGGAGCTGGACACCGGCCCCGTGGTGACCAGGGCCCTGGTGCCCATCGGCCCGCACGACACCGCGGGCGTGGTGCTGAGCAAGCTGCTGGACGAGTACGTGCCCGTGACGCTGCGGGCCCTGGAGCTGGTCGAGAGCGGGCACCGGGGCGAGCGGCAGCCGTCGACCGGCGGAACGTTCTATCACAGGATCGGCGTCCAGGACACCCGGATCGACTGGCGCGACGGCACCACGCAGGTCTACAACCTGGTGCGCGGCCAGAGCGACCCGTTCCTCAACGCCTGGACGACCCACAACGGCGGCCGCCTGCTCGTGAAGGTCGCGAGGCCCCCGGAGCGCGGCTACTGCGGCACGCCCGGGCGCGTCGTCAGGGCCGCGGAGGGCGGCGTCGCGGTCGCGTGCGGCCGGCGCGGGGACCCCGACGCGCGGGGGCTGATCCTGCTGCAGGTCGCCACCGAGGACGGGCCGCCCGTGCGGGCGGTGGACTACTTCACCAAGATGGGCGGCTACCTGGAATGA
- a CDS encoding argininosuccinate synthase: MTSNTGKAPEHIVLAFSGGLDTSVVLVWLQERYKCPITAFVADLGQGEELETARRKALDLGAVDVKIVDLREEFAQDYAFPMYRADAMYEGQYLMGSSIGRPLIAAAQLRVAEEIGADAVAHGATGKGNDQVRFEYTYGALRPDVKVIAPWRDWEFSSRNDLLAYASKNNIEVDLSSGERPYSIDTNLLHTSYEGVALEDPALPVPAGLLTRVKDLMDAEPEPEVVRVAFEKGNPVAVNGQALSPAGVLRELGEIGARHGVGRLDIVENRIFGMKTRNVYEAPSGTILWHAHRAVQSLVLDPEVLHLKDELMPRYASLVYRGLWFAPERLMLQHAIDWSQDVVTGEASLMLYRGNVQVVGRTSPHSRYDIAFATFEADDVFEQRDAAGYMKVNTVRFRAGRSAAGGAAT; encoded by the coding sequence GTGACCAGCAACACCGGCAAAGCACCCGAGCACATCGTCCTCGCCTTCTCCGGCGGGCTGGACACCTCGGTGGTGCTGGTCTGGCTCCAGGAACGCTACAAGTGCCCGATCACGGCGTTCGTCGCCGACCTCGGGCAGGGCGAGGAGCTGGAGACGGCCCGCCGCAAGGCCCTCGACCTCGGCGCCGTCGACGTCAAGATCGTCGACCTGCGGGAGGAGTTCGCCCAGGACTACGCGTTCCCGATGTACCGGGCGGACGCCATGTACGAGGGCCAGTACCTGATGGGCTCCTCCATCGGCCGGCCGCTGATCGCCGCCGCGCAGCTCCGCGTCGCCGAGGAGATCGGCGCGGACGCGGTCGCGCACGGCGCCACCGGCAAGGGCAACGACCAGGTCCGCTTCGAGTACACCTACGGAGCGCTGCGCCCGGACGTCAAGGTGATCGCCCCCTGGCGGGACTGGGAGTTCTCCTCGCGCAACGACCTGCTGGCGTACGCGAGCAAGAACAACATCGAGGTGGACCTGTCCAGCGGCGAGCGGCCGTACTCGATCGACACCAACCTGCTGCACACCTCCTACGAGGGCGTGGCGCTGGAGGACCCGGCCCTGCCGGTGCCTGCGGGCCTGCTCACCCGGGTCAAGGACCTGATGGACGCCGAGCCGGAGCCCGAGGTCGTGCGGGTGGCCTTCGAGAAGGGCAACCCCGTCGCCGTCAACGGCCAGGCCCTCTCCCCCGCCGGGGTGCTGCGCGAGCTCGGCGAGATCGGCGCCCGGCACGGCGTGGGCCGGCTCGACATCGTCGAGAACCGCATCTTCGGCATGAAGACCCGCAACGTCTACGAGGCGCCGTCCGGCACGATCCTGTGGCACGCCCACCGGGCCGTGCAGTCGCTGGTGCTGGACCCCGAGGTGCTGCACCTCAAGGACGAGCTGATGCCGCGCTACGCGAGCCTGGTCTACCGGGGCCTGTGGTTCGCGCCCGAGCGCCTGATGCTCCAGCACGCCATCGACTGGAGCCAGGACGTCGTCACCGGCGAGGCCAGCCTGATGCTGTACCGCGGCAACGTGCAGGTGGTGGGCCGGACGTCCCCGCACAGCAGGTACGACATCGCCTTCGCCACCTTCGAGGCCGACGACGTGTTCGAGCAGCGCGACGCGGCCGGGTACATGAAGGTGAACACCGTCCGCTTCCGCGCGGGGCGGTCCGCCGCCGGCGGGGCTGCCACGTGA
- a CDS encoding HalD/BesD family halogenase, translating into MSDVGALLLDLETHLATNVSEESIARARRDFSYLGHAKIPFLVPDSVKKAVADEVNRLLDVGSVRRDVSFAETDHSPRRMRNVRRKEIAEFGTVIPQVYNSARMLQSLGQIAGEPVHPCPYEPEQFVITCLEKDGDTHGWHWDDYSFAVVWVIETPPIADGGFVQCVPGTVWNKTDPQINRTLTRHPIYSVELFSGDLYLMRTDTTLHRVYPVVNGTRKIINMGYASTRNLTMELSHETMDGLWADPETLEVSR; encoded by the coding sequence ATGTCGGATGTCGGCGCGCTGCTACTCGATCTGGAAACGCATCTCGCCACCAATGTCAGCGAGGAATCCATTGCGCGGGCGCGACGTGATTTCTCCTACCTCGGCCACGCCAAGATTCCCTTTCTCGTCCCGGACTCGGTGAAGAAGGCCGTCGCCGACGAGGTGAACCGGCTGCTGGACGTCGGCAGCGTGCGCCGCGACGTCAGCTTCGCGGAGACCGACCACAGCCCGCGCCGGATGCGCAACGTGCGGCGCAAGGAGATCGCCGAGTTCGGCACGGTCATCCCCCAGGTCTACAACTCGGCACGGATGCTCCAGAGCCTCGGGCAGATCGCGGGCGAGCCGGTCCACCCCTGCCCCTATGAGCCCGAGCAGTTCGTGATCACGTGCCTGGAGAAGGACGGCGACACGCACGGCTGGCACTGGGACGACTACAGCTTCGCGGTCGTGTGGGTCATCGAGACCCCGCCGATCGCCGACGGCGGCTTCGTGCAGTGCGTGCCGGGGACGGTGTGGAACAAGACGGACCCGCAGATCAACAGGACGCTGACGCGGCACCCGATCTACTCGGTCGAGCTGTTCTCCGGCGACCTGTACCTGATGCGCACCGACACGACGCTGCACCGCGTGTACCCCGTGGTCAACGGCACGCGCAAGATCATCAACATGGGTTACGCGTCCACGCGGAACCTGACGATGGAACTCTCCCACGAGACCATGGACGGTCTGTGGGCCGACCCGGAAACCCTGGAGGTGTCGAGGTGA
- a CDS encoding MFS transporter, giving the protein MSTESQSDSDAPAAPRDRGLWANHDFTKFWVGETISLMGVQVTALALPLTAVISLHAGAEQTGALRFVQFIPFLFLSLLFGVWADRRRKRPLMITANVIRCVLIALVPVLAWLDALSMFGLYALALGIGVCTVLFDVCWMSYVPTLVQKEHLVEANGKVNSSFSVADLAGPGISGLIVQIFTAPYALLIDAFSYLVSVFTLTSIKRPEPEPTPGAERHLGREIREGIVLVTKNPFLRVIATIGSAYNFCYMFIDGIFVLYCVRTLGFNAFTIGLVFSLSSVGGLLGSLAASRFIKRFPYGRIYVVAVVVGYSGWLLVPLVTGPTWLAAAVIGGGFVFTRFGLSVANVVALSLRQAVTPQNMMARMTAGMRTLLSGLGTLGALAGGFVGASLGLREAIWIGAIASVVATVPLFLSIIPRLQKLPESPEEALEFAAAQRGTA; this is encoded by the coding sequence TTGTCCACGGAGAGTCAGTCCGACTCCGACGCGCCGGCCGCACCACGAGACCGGGGACTCTGGGCCAACCACGACTTCACGAAGTTCTGGGTCGGCGAGACCATTTCTCTCATGGGCGTGCAAGTCACCGCGCTCGCTTTGCCGCTGACCGCCGTGATCTCGCTGCACGCCGGCGCGGAGCAGACCGGCGCGCTGCGGTTCGTGCAGTTCATCCCGTTCCTGTTCCTGTCGCTGCTGTTCGGCGTCTGGGCCGACCGGCGCAGGAAGCGCCCCCTGATGATCACCGCGAACGTCATCAGGTGCGTGCTCATCGCCCTCGTCCCCGTGCTGGCGTGGCTGGACGCGCTCAGCATGTTCGGGCTGTACGCGCTGGCGCTCGGCATCGGGGTGTGCACGGTCCTGTTCGACGTCTGCTGGATGTCGTACGTGCCGACGCTCGTCCAGAAGGAACACCTGGTCGAGGCGAACGGCAAGGTCAACTCCAGCTTCTCGGTGGCCGATCTGGCGGGTCCCGGCATCTCCGGCCTGATCGTCCAGATATTCACCGCCCCGTACGCGCTGCTCATCGACGCGTTCTCCTACCTGGTCTCGGTGTTCACGCTGACGTCGATCAAGCGGCCCGAGCCCGAGCCGACGCCCGGCGCCGAGCGCCATCTCGGCAGGGAGATCAGAGAGGGCATCGTCCTGGTGACGAAGAACCCGTTCCTGCGGGTCATCGCCACCATCGGGTCGGCCTACAACTTCTGCTACATGTTCATCGACGGCATCTTCGTGCTGTACTGCGTGCGGACCCTGGGTTTCAACGCCTTCACGATCGGCCTGGTGTTCAGCCTGAGCTCGGTCGGCGGCCTGCTGGGCTCGCTGGCCGCGAGCAGGTTCATCAAGCGCTTCCCCTACGGGCGGATCTACGTGGTCGCCGTCGTCGTCGGATACTCCGGCTGGCTGCTGGTCCCGCTGGTGACCGGGCCGACGTGGCTGGCCGCGGCGGTGATCGGCGGCGGCTTCGTCTTCACGCGCTTCGGCCTCTCGGTGGCCAACGTGGTGGCGCTCAGCCTGCGGCAGGCCGTCACCCCGCAGAACATGATGGCCCGCATGACGGCCGGCATGCGCACGCTGCTGTCCGGGCTCGGCACGCTCGGCGCGCTGGCCGGCGGGTTCGTCGGCGCGAGCCTCGGCCTGCGCGAGGCCATCTGGATCGGGGCCATCGCCTCGGTCGTCGCCACGGTGCCGCTCTTCCTGTCGATCATCCCCCGGTTGCAGAAGCTTCCCGAGTCCCCTGAAGAGGCCCTGGAGTTCGCCGCGGCCCAGCGCGGCACGGCCTGA
- a CDS encoding alkaline phosphatase family protein yields the protein MLDELDRAARGIVVLAVDGLSWRTARDAWRDAALEPLTSTFPSTSTTAWTTAVTGVPLTGHLVAGAACRSPADDALVDLVHGTVLAGPHDASEPVTPGRPASPDVLVRHPTVFETAAPRARAAVLAREVGTLGGPWANALLQGAERIPGPGPRALAADAADPVRMAEAVAGDVEAALTAHRADVPLLLWTYVNLDEHVHRHGYDARARRAVEELERHARSWARRGWTVLAHADHGQTPCAPDPELEAAWARVDAPELCRMPAGGAGRVRWLYPREGRAGEVRERLAAALDGHALVVPVDDLPGLGLTGLTPALRERIGGVVALATSPRFPLPVAGVAWEHGALSPDEMLVPLAVWR from the coding sequence ATGCTGGACGAACTCGACCGTGCCGCCCGGGGAATCGTGGTGCTCGCCGTCGACGGACTGTCGTGGCGCACCGCACGCGACGCGTGGCGCGACGCCGCGCTCGAACCCCTCACCTCCACCTTCCCCAGCACTTCCACGACGGCGTGGACGACCGCCGTCACCGGCGTCCCCCTGACCGGGCACCTGGTCGCGGGCGCGGCCTGCCGGTCGCCCGCCGACGACGCCCTGGTGGACCTCGTCCACGGCACCGTCCTCGCCGGCCCGCACGACGCGTCCGAGCCCGTCACCCCGGGCCGCCCCGCCTCGCCGGACGTCCTCGTCCGGCACCCCACCGTCTTCGAGACCGCCGCCCCCCGCGCCCGCGCCGCCGTCCTGGCCCGCGAGGTGGGCACCCTCGGCGGCCCCTGGGCGAACGCGCTGCTCCAGGGAGCCGAGCGCATTCCCGGGCCCGGCCCGCGCGCGCTCGCCGCCGACGCGGCCGACCCCGTGCGCATGGCCGAGGCCGTGGCCGGCGACGTCGAGGCGGCCCTGACCGCGCACCGCGCGGACGTCCCCCTCCTGCTCTGGACGTACGTCAACCTCGACGAGCACGTGCACCGGCACGGCTACGACGCCCGGGCCCGCCGCGCCGTCGAGGAACTGGAGCGGCACGCGCGGTCCTGGGCGCGGCGCGGCTGGACCGTGCTCGCCCACGCCGACCACGGCCAGACGCCCTGCGCGCCCGACCCGGAGCTGGAGGCCGCCTGGGCGCGCGTCGACGCCCCGGAGCTGTGCCGCATGCCCGCCGGGGGCGCGGGACGGGTCCGCTGGCTCTACCCGCGCGAGGGCCGCGCCGGCGAGGTCAGGGAGCGGCTCGCCGCCGCCCTGGACGGCCACGCGCTGGTCGTCCCCGTCGACGACCTGCCCGGCCTCGGGCTCACCGGCCTCACCCCCGCGCTGCGCGAGCGGATCGGCGGCGTCGTCGCCCTCGCCACCTCGCCCCGCTTCCCGCTCCCCGTCGCCGGCGTGGCCTGGGAGCACGGGGCGCTCAGCCCCGACGAGATGCTCGTGCCGCTGGCCGTCTGGCGCTGA
- a CDS encoding MFS transporter, which yields MRRLMRDPKFVLLFAGQAINMFGDRALLVVLAIWVKELTGSDSLAGVTFVLLALPAVLAPLTGLLVDRFPRRATLIVNDIAAAVLVLCLLLVKDEGDLWIVYAVTLGYGVSNQIFNAARGGLVHSMVPKDLLGDANGLFSSLGQGLRIIGPLLGTAIFVAAGLGGVALLDAGTFVLSVVILLLLQSTPDLVRDRSRPSGRLASDLTAGVRHVLRDREMRNVIIAVGLSLGAGALINTAMFAAVEDGLGRPTAFIGVLAAFQGAGSIAGGVAVGTLIRRYGEARTAAVGFLLGAAGLALIIPTTEVGMCAGGVLVGVSIPVFLVATTTLVQRRTEGDLQGRALTAMEALIDVPYIAALAAGTVVIRFVPFRLIYAFSATAFLVLALYVLISRRGGTPEHAEAAEAAPSAPSESSAPSESSAS from the coding sequence ATGCGCCGGCTCATGCGTGACCCCAAGTTCGTCCTGCTCTTCGCCGGTCAGGCGATCAACATGTTCGGCGACCGCGCGCTGCTGGTCGTGCTCGCCATCTGGGTGAAGGAGCTGACCGGCTCGGACTCGCTGGCCGGCGTGACGTTCGTGCTGCTGGCGCTGCCGGCGGTGCTCGCGCCGCTGACCGGCCTGCTCGTGGACCGGTTCCCCCGGCGGGCCACGCTCATCGTCAACGACATCGCCGCGGCCGTCCTGGTCCTGTGCCTGCTGCTGGTGAAGGACGAGGGCGACCTGTGGATCGTGTACGCGGTGACGCTCGGCTACGGCGTCTCCAACCAGATCTTCAACGCCGCGCGGGGCGGGCTGGTCCACTCCATGGTGCCGAAGGATCTGCTCGGCGACGCCAACGGCCTGTTCAGCTCGCTCGGCCAGGGCCTGCGCATCATCGGCCCGCTGCTCGGCACCGCGATCTTCGTCGCGGCCGGGCTCGGCGGGGTGGCGCTGCTGGACGCCGGCACGTTCGTGCTGTCCGTCGTCATCCTGCTGCTGCTCCAGAGCACCCCTGACCTGGTACGCGACCGCTCCCGGCCGTCGGGGCGGCTGGCGTCCGACCTCACGGCGGGCGTCCGGCACGTGCTGCGGGACCGCGAGATGCGCAACGTGATCATCGCGGTCGGCCTCTCGCTGGGGGCGGGCGCGCTGATCAACACGGCGATGTTCGCCGCCGTGGAGGACGGCCTTGGCCGCCCGACCGCGTTCATCGGCGTCCTGGCCGCGTTCCAGGGCGCGGGGTCGATCGCGGGCGGCGTCGCGGTCGGGACGCTGATCCGGCGGTACGGCGAGGCGCGCACGGCGGCCGTCGGCTTCCTGCTGGGGGCCGCCGGCCTGGCCCTGATCATCCCGACCACCGAGGTGGGCATGTGCGCGGGCGGGGTGCTGGTGGGCGTCTCGATCCCGGTGTTCCTGGTGGCGACCACCACGCTCGTGCAGCGCCGCACCGAGGGAGACCTCCAGGGGCGGGCGCTGACCGCGATGGAGGCGCTGATCGACGTCCCCTACATCGCGGCGCTGGCGGCGGGCACCGTCGTGATCAGGTTCGTACCGTTCCGCCTCATCTACGCGTTCTCCGCGACGGCGTTCCTGGTCCTCGCGCTGTACGTGCTGATCTCCCGGCGCGGCGGCACGCCCGAGCATGCCGAGGCCGCCGAGGCCGCGCCGTCCGCGCCTTCGGAGTCGTCGGCGCCTTCGGAGTCGTCGGCGTCCTGA
- a CDS encoding DUF4910 domain-containing protein, which produces MTVAAAVARLHSLFDTAAAMADVAAVCASDRYQASSGIVAAAEYVAARAEEAGLREVRLHHFPADGARRWWTFRAPASWTPVRAELSGPSSLVRDQGPPPAALHASEGFSLPGEWFPLARYPDEPFILAAHSAATGPDGVELPVVRVGAGSLRGALAVHDDPSVPLPLALELAQREGATGIVTDQASANGGVGRVELRGGAPLFAFSLPRGRAAVLVAAGRARVTVDVREDASMPLVTGLIPGEEAGEVLLYAHLCHPMPSANDNATGVAALLAVARMLAGTRPRRSVRFVWGPEFTGMAAYLHDVAGVVPLAAVNVDMAGEDQRLCGGPLIVERAPDHLPGFVSALAEHAAALLPQAARSYTGAVACDTWAWRATPFVGASDHALLADRSIACPAVALGHWPDRFNHSSADTLDKVDPAELRRTTTLAAAIAATLATATPADRPDLESIALRWSADRLLDCLPGGGGTDAGRDRAGGGMGLLRHRTRVAVAAVEWLDVLCGDRGGDRARRWVEGLAGHVASLLPDDAPPARADGPRRARAHRSGPASADGPGLVREWEGPFNLRGLAEDVWREAEEWIGARLAEDRARGYALMVALAHGIDGARDREAVRRYAEAATELPVDEDFARRFLDILLEAGWAAERTIPDGGADAPAHA; this is translated from the coding sequence GTGACCGTCGCCGCCGCCGTCGCACGCCTGCACTCCCTGTTCGACACCGCCGCGGCCATGGCCGACGTCGCCGCGGTGTGCGCGTCCGACCGCTACCAGGCGTCCTCGGGCATCGTGGCGGCGGCCGAGTACGTCGCCGCGCGCGCCGAGGAGGCCGGCCTGCGCGAGGTGCGCCTGCACCACTTCCCCGCCGACGGCGCCCGCCGCTGGTGGACCTTCCGCGCCCCCGCCTCCTGGACCCCGGTCCGCGCCGAACTTTCCGGCCCGTCCTCCCTCGTCCGGGACCAAGGCCCTCCTCCCGCCGCTCTCCACGCCTCGGAGGGGTTCTCCCTCCCGGGCGAGTGGTTCCCTTTGGCGCGCTATCCCGATGAGCCGTTCATCCTGGCCGCGCACTCCGCGGCGACCGGCCCGGACGGAGTGGAGTTGCCGGTCGTCCGGGTCGGGGCCGGGTCGCTGCGCGGCGCGCTCGCCGTACACGACGACCCCTCCGTCCCGTTGCCTCTCGCGCTCGAACTGGCCCAGCGGGAGGGCGCGACCGGGATCGTCACCGACCAGGCGTCCGCGAACGGCGGCGTCGGACGCGTGGAACTGCGCGGCGGCGCGCCGCTGTTCGCGTTCAGCCTCCCGCGGGGGCGCGCGGCGGTGCTCGTCGCGGCCGGACGCGCCCGCGTCACGGTCGACGTGCGCGAGGACGCCTCGATGCCGCTGGTCACCGGGCTCATCCCGGGCGAGGAGGCCGGCGAGGTGCTGCTGTACGCGCACCTGTGCCATCCCATGCCGAGCGCCAACGACAACGCGACCGGGGTCGCCGCGCTGCTGGCCGTCGCCCGGATGCTGGCCGGGACCCGTCCGCGCCGGAGCGTGCGGTTCGTCTGGGGACCCGAGTTCACCGGCATGGCCGCCTACCTCCACGACGTCGCCGGCGTCGTCCCCTTGGCGGCGGTGAACGTGGACATGGCGGGCGAGGACCAGCGGCTCTGCGGCGGCCCGCTCATCGTGGAACGCGCGCCCGACCACCTGCCCGGCTTCGTCAGCGCGCTGGCCGAGCACGCCGCCGCCCTGCTCCCGCAGGCCGCGCGCTCCTACACCGGCGCGGTGGCCTGCGACACCTGGGCCTGGCGCGCCACGCCGTTCGTCGGGGCCTCCGACCACGCCCTGCTGGCCGACCGTTCGATCGCCTGCCCGGCCGTCGCGCTCGGCCACTGGCCCGACCGCTTCAACCACAGTTCGGCCGACACCCTCGACAAGGTGGACCCGGCCGAGCTGCGGCGTACGACGACCCTGGCCGCGGCCATCGCCGCGACCCTGGCCACCGCCACCCCCGCCGACCGCCCGGACCTGGAGTCCATCGCCCTCCGCTGGTCCGCCGACCGCCTCCTCGACTGCCTGCCGGGCGGGGGCGGCACGGACGCGGGGCGGGACCGTGCCGGAGGTGGGATGGGCCTGTTGCGGCACCGTACGCGGGTCGCGGTGGCGGCGGTCGAGTGGCTGGACGTCCTCTGCGGGGACCGGGGAGGGGACCGGGCCCGGCGGTGGGTCGAAGGGCTCGCCGGGCACGTGGCCTCGCTGCTGCCGGACGACGCGCCCCCGGCCCGCGCGGACGGGCCGAGGCGGGCACGCGCGCACCGGAGCGGACCGGCGAGCGCGGACGGGCCGGGCCTGGTGCGGGAGTGGGAGGGGCCGTTCAACCTGCGGGGGCTCGCGGAGGACGTGTGGCGGGAGGCCGAGGAGTGGATCGGGGCGCGGCTCGCCGAGGATCGGGCACGCGGGTACGCGCTGATGGTGGCCCTGGCGCACGGCATCGACGGGGCACGGGACCGGGAGGCGGTGCGGCGGTACGCGGAGGCCGCCACCGAGCTTCCCGTGGACGAGGACTTCGCACGGCGCTTCCTGGACATCCTGCTGGAGGCGGGATGGGCGGCCGAGCGGACCATCCCGGATGGAGGTGCCGATGCGCCGGCTCATGCGTGA
- a CDS encoding aminotransferase class I/II-fold pyridoxal phosphate-dependent enzyme has product MSRWYTGYFSPDFWSLVRHEYTAARTAGEVAYLVKTLEEHAPGRRVLDLGCGLGRHAVPLAEHGFEVVGVDVSRWALDRAEEAARRAGVPLAVVCADLLERAPLPEADAAVCLQSFGWGEDEEQRRLLRRVRDRLVPGGLLILDHSSVTGILARYRASDRFEADGAVYEFARSYDAVSGRSRGELRVTRPDGSVARLRDDLRLYQPPEVAAMLRDSGYEIVRADADFTAGSPVEVDTRYVQFVARVPARPEPAVLDYARATPAPGTLDLRWAPDEVEYARDAIEAAWAEAGAANRAQDEDRAKGRAGLGAGIGEVARGLAVDDPYGGGRAAPVLARHFGADITPDRVVTGAGTTGLLHALSLLAAPGTLLCTPYAHPDLPAWASALGVALRPFDPSADDAPEVIARTRPSLVLVERPGVLGVLPPLDRIRALAEAAAGVGALLVVDEAGATYAGPRASAVPLTSRVDGLVVLRSVSKGYCCGGLRAGFAITSDGVGADLRRVAPPLAASALPMEVALRLLDRGDALAPLRAAVAEAKPELIEGLRSLGVTVEPGHPALPWVTTSQACPPGILGKPVRPLFAAPLTRISVPLSRARRDAFRAVVGR; this is encoded by the coding sequence ATGAGCCGGTGGTACACCGGCTACTTCTCCCCCGACTTCTGGAGCCTCGTCCGCCACGAGTACACCGCCGCGCGCACGGCGGGCGAGGTCGCCTACCTGGTCAAGACGCTGGAGGAGCACGCGCCGGGACGGCGCGTGCTCGACCTCGGCTGCGGTCTCGGACGGCACGCGGTCCCGCTGGCCGAGCACGGCTTCGAGGTCGTCGGCGTCGACGTCAGCCGGTGGGCGCTGGACCGCGCCGAGGAGGCCGCGCGGCGGGCCGGGGTCCCGCTGGCCGTGGTGTGCGCCGACCTGCTGGAGCGGGCGCCGTTGCCCGAGGCGGACGCCGCCGTCTGCCTGCAGAGTTTCGGCTGGGGCGAGGACGAGGAGCAGCGGAGGCTGCTGCGCCGGGTGCGTGACCGGCTCGTCCCCGGCGGGCTGCTGATCCTCGACCACTCCAGCGTGACGGGCATCCTCGCCCGCTACCGCGCCTCCGACCGCTTCGAGGCCGACGGCGCCGTCTACGAGTTCGCCCGCTCCTACGACGCGGTGAGCGGGCGCAGCCGCGGCGAGCTGCGCGTCACCCGGCCCGACGGCTCGGTCGCCCGGCTGCGCGACGACCTGCGCCTCTACCAGCCGCCCGAGGTCGCGGCCATGCTCCGCGACTCCGGGTACGAGATCGTGCGCGCCGACGCCGACTTCACCGCCGGGTCCCCCGTCGAGGTGGACACCCGCTACGTCCAGTTCGTCGCCCGCGTCCCGGCCCGCCCCGAACCCGCCGTCCTGGACTACGCCCGCGCGACCCCCGCCCCCGGCACCCTGGACCTGCGCTGGGCCCCCGACGAGGTCGAGTACGCCCGCGACGCCATCGAAGCGGCCTGGGCCGAGGCCGGCGCCGCGAACCGAGCACAGGACGAGGACCGCGCGAAGGGACGGGCCGGGCTCGGCGCGGGCATCGGCGAGGTGGCGCGGGGGCTGGCCGTGGACGATCCTTACGGCGGCGGGCGCGCGGCCCCCGTGCTCGCGCGGCACTTCGGAGCCGACATCACCCCGGACCGCGTGGTCACGGGCGCGGGCACGACCGGGCTGCTGCACGCGCTGAGCCTGCTCGCCGCGCCCGGCACCCTGCTCTGCACGCCGTACGCCCACCCCGACCTGCCCGCCTGGGCGTCCGCGCTCGGCGTCGCCCTGCGCCCCTTCGACCCGTCCGCCGACGACGCGCCCGAGGTGATCGCCCGCACGCGGCCCTCGCTCGTGCTCGTCGAACGGCCCGGCGTCCTCGGCGTCCTGCCGCCGCTCGACCGGATCCGCGCGCTGGCCGAGGCCGCCGCGGGCGTCGGGGCCCTGCTCGTCGTGGACGAGGCCGGCGCCACCTACGCGGGCCCGCGGGCCAGCGCCGTACCGCTCACCTCGCGGGTGGACGGCCTGGTCGTGCTGCGCAGCGTGTCCAAGGGGTACTGCTGCGGCGGCCTGCGCGCCGGGTTCGCGATCACCTCGGACGGGGTGGGCGCGGACCTGCGCCGGGTCGCGCCGCCGCTCGCGGCCTCCGCGCTGCCCATGGAGGTGGCGCTGCGGCTGCTCGACCGCGGCGACGCGCTGGCCCCGCTGCGCGCCGCCGTCGCGGAGGCCAAGCCTGAGCTGATCGAGGGGCTGCGGTCCCTCGGCGTGACCGTGGAGCCGGGGCACCCGGCGCTGCCGTGGGTGACGACCTCGCAGGCGTGCCCGCCCGGCATCCTCGGCAAGCCCGTGCGTCCCCTGTTCGCCGCGCCGCTGACCAGGATCAGCGTGCCGCTGTCGCGGGCCAGGAGGGACGCGTTCCGCGCCGTGGTGGGCCGGTGA